Proteins encoded in a region of the Phoenix dactylifera cultivar Barhee BC4 chromosome 3, palm_55x_up_171113_PBpolish2nd_filt_p, whole genome shotgun sequence genome:
- the LOC103709323 gene encoding clathrin heavy chain 1-like isoform X2, with the protein MCEGDVPRDNVVIIDTNMPMQPLRRPITADSALMNPNSRILALKAQLPGTTQDHLQIFNIEAKAKIKSHQMPEQVVFWKWITPKMLGLVTQTSVHHWSIEGDSEPVKMFDGTANLTNNQIFNYRCDPTEKWLVLIGIAPGSPEILQLWWKNSSI; encoded by the exons ATGTGTGAGGGAGACGTTCCGCGGGACAATGTTGTTATAATCGACACGAACATGCCAATGCAGCCATTGAGGAGGCCTATCACTGCGGACTCGGCATTGATGAATCCCAACAGCAGGATTCTTGCTCTCAAAG CCCAACTACCAGGAACTACTCAGGACCACCTACAAATATTCAATATTGAggcaaaagcaaaaataaaatcACACCAAATGCCTGAACAG GTTGTCTTTTGGAAGTGGATCACCCCAAAGATGTTGGGGCTGGTAACACAAACCTCAGTGCATCATTGGTCAATAGAAG GTGACTCGGAACCTGTGAAAATGTTCGATGGAACAGCCAATTTGACAAATAATCAGATTTTCAACTATCGGTGTGACCCAACTGAAAAGTGGCTGGTTCTTATTGGAATTGCACCTGGTTCTCCTGAG ATTTTGCAGCTTTGGTGGAAGAATTCCAGCATCTAA
- the LOC103709295 gene encoding ERBB-3 BINDING PROTEIN 1: MSDDEAKEEKELDLTFPDVVTKYKCAAEIVNKALQLVISECKPKAKIADICEKGDAFIKEQSGNVYKNVKKKIERGVAFPTCISVNNTVCHFSPLSSDETVLEENDVVKIDMGCHIDGFIAVVAHTHVLHEGPITGRAADVIAAANTAAEVALRLVRPGKKNKDVTEAIQKVVAAYDCKIIEGVLSHQLKQFVIDGNKVILSVSNPETRVDDAEFEENEVYAIDIVTSTGEGKPKLLDERHTTIYKRAMDKNYHLKMKASRFIFSEINQKFPIMPFTARALEEKRARLGLVECVNHELLQPYPVLHEKPGDLVAHIKFTVLLMPNGSDRITSHPLQELKPTKSIDNNPEIKAWLALGTKTKKKGGGKKKKGKKGEAKDDSAEAEPMDEASNGAPSQG, from the exons ATGTCGGACGACGAGGCAAAGGAGGAGAAAGAGTTGGATCTCACTTTCCCTGATGTCGTCACCAAGTACAAGTGTGCCGCCGAGATCGTTAACA AGGCTCTCCAGCTGGTAATATCAGAGTGCAAGCCGAAAGCCAAAATTGCAGACATTTGTGAGAAGGGAGACGCCTTCATTAAAGA GCAAAGCGGCAATGTGTATAAGAACGTGAAGAAAAAGATCGAGAGGGGTGTAGCATTTCCGACATGCATCTCTGTGAACAACACTGTTTGCCATTTTTCGCCACTCAGCAGTGACGAGACTGTTTTGGAAGAAAATGATGTTGTGAAAAT AGATATGGGGTGTCATATAGATGGCTTTATTGCCGTGGTGGCCCACACACACGTCCTTCACGAGGGACCAATCACGGGGAGGGCAGCGGATGTAATTGCAGCTGCAAACACTGCAGCAGAGGTTGCTTTGAGGCTCGTAAGGCCCGGAAAGAAG AACAAAGATGTTACAGAAGCTATTCAGAAAGTAGTTGCTGCCTATGATTGCAAAATCATTGAAGGAGTGCTTAGTCACCAGCTTAAACAGTTCGTCATTGATGGAAACAAAGTCATTCTTAGTGTATCTAATCCTGAGACTAGAGTTGATGATGCAGAGTTTGAAGAAAATGAAGTCTATGCAATTGATATAGTCACTAGCACAGGTGAAGGGAAG CCAAAGCTCTTAGATGAGAGACACACTACCATCTATAAAAGAGCTATGGACAAAAATTATCACTTAAAAATGAAAGCATCAAGATTTATTTTTAGTGAAATAAATCAGAAGTTTCCAATCATGCCATTTACTGCAAG GGCATTGGAAGAGAAGCGTGCTCGGCTGGGGCTAGTAGAGTGTGTCAACCATGAGCTTTTGCAGCCATACCCTGTTCTGCATGAGAAGCCAG GAGATCTTGTTGCTCATATCAAATTCACGGTATTGTTGATGCCAAATGGGTCTGACCGGATAACCTCCCATCCGTTGCAAGAGTTGAAGCCTACCAAGTCCATTGATAACAATCCTGAGATCAAGGCGTGGCTTGCTTTGGGcacaaaaacaaagaaaaaaggtggaggaaagaagaagaaag GCAAGAAAGGTGAAGCTAAAGATGATTCAGCAGAGGCAGAACCCATGGATGAAGCATCAAATGGTGCACCTTCCCAAGGATGA
- the LOC103711096 gene encoding mitogen-activated protein kinase kinase kinase 18-like, which yields MEGGVGLPWRSWVRGRRIGEGSFGAVCLAVDRSNAQVFAVKSVNLNSSPLSSTEALENEIQILRSVSSPYIVSYLGDDTTQESPTNLWRNLHLEYMPGGTVADLAARNGAIAELEVRSYTRCIAHALHYLHSVAGVVHCDVKGRNVLVGLSPGVAKLADFGSATRISSIDGDKQYTRGTPLWMAPEVVRGERPTTASDIWSLGCTVIEMLTGAQPWRSSGPDALFRVGFGDEVPEFPVRLSKTGRDFLDKCLRRDSTERWTGEQLLQHPFLADDDLNATGPSPRSVLDRVKLESCDDEGNSSANYIHGMDSDEVMNRARERVRELALDGTVVSWESDGWEAVRSAGEPGPVGGGEGIYREYLDCFGEEPGEWGGSGGEASAAVTAGWLPIHAKAFDTLSHRNDDNENLDASCI from the exons ATGGAAGGAGGAGTCGGTCTCCCATGGAGGAGTTGGGTCAGGGGTCGCAGAATCGGAGAGGGCTCCTTTGGGGCTGTGTGCCTGGCCGTGGACAGGTCCAATGCTCAAGTTTTCGCGGTAAAGTCTGTTAATTTGAATTCCTCCCCTCTTTCTTCCACCGAGGCTTTGGAAAATGAGATCCAAATCCTCCGGTCCGTCAGCTCGCCTTACATCGTCTCCTACCTCGGCGATGACACCACCCAAGAATCTCCTACTAACTTGTGGCGGAACCTGCACCTGGAGTACATGCCCGGCGGGACCGTCGCAGACTTAGCAGCCAGGAATGGAGCCATCGCCGAGCTGGAAGTGCGGAGCTACACCAGATGCATAGCCCATGCGCTGCACTACCTCCACTCCGTCGCCGGTGTCGTGCACTGCGACGTCAAGGGCCGTAATGTGCTCGTAGGCCTAAGCCCCGGCGTCGCCAAGCTCGCCGATTTCGGATCAGCTACGAGGATTTCCAGCATAGATGGCGATAAGCAATACACGCGGGGAACGCCGCTATGGATGGCGCCCGAGGTTGTCAGAGGCGAGCGGCCGACGACGGCATCCGACATCTGGTCCCTCGGGTGCACCGTCATCGAAATGCTCACCGGAGCGCAACCATGGCGAAGTTCCGGCCCCGACGCTCTGTTCCGGGTTGGTTTCGGCGACGAGGTGCCTGAATTCCCGGTCAGGTTATCCAAGACAGGTCGGGATTTCCTCGACAAGTGTTTGAGAAGGGATTCGACCGAGAGATGGACCGGCGAGCAATTGCTGCAGCATCCTTTCTTGGCCGACGATGACTTGAACGCCACCGGGCCGTCGCCGAGGAGTGTGCTCGACCGGGTTAAGTTGGAATCCTGTGACGACGAGGGAAATTCTTCAGCCAATTATATTCATGGTATGGATTCTGATGAGGTCATGAACCGTGCGAGGGAGAGGGTgagggaattggctttggatggAACAGTGGTGAGCTGGGAGAGTGACGGGTGGGAGGCGGTTAGATCGGCGGGCGAGCCCGGTCCGGTGGGGGGAGGGGAAGGGATATACCGGGAATATTTGGATTGTTTCGGCGAGGAACCGGGGGAATGGGGTGGGAGCGGCGGCGAGGCAA GTGCAGCTGTAACCGCCGGGTGGCTCCCCATACATGCGAAGGCATTTGACACTCTTTCGCATCGTAACGATGATAATGAGAACTTGGATGCATCATGCATCTGA
- the LOC103709288 gene encoding ran-binding protein 1 homolog b-like, producing the protein MASTEPERRGEEETEVPAGEDEDTGAQVAPIVRLEEVAVTTGEEEEDVLLDLKAKLYRFDKEGNQWKERGHGSVKLLKHKETGKVRLVMRQAKTLKICANHLVLPTTKMQEHAGNDKSCVWHATDFSDGELKEEMFAIRFASVENCKKFKDMVEEIAESLGKNEEKESKDASAAAGLMEKLTVSESKSEENPTAEVPVAADEKKEEKSEKETKAEEPSPAA; encoded by the exons ATGGCCAGCACCGAACCCGAGCGTAGAGgcgaggaggagacggaggtcCCCGCCGGCGAGGACGAGGACACCGGCGCCCAGGTCGCCCCGATCGTCCGGCTTGAGGAAGTCGCCGTCACCACCggcgaggaggaagaggacgtcCTTCTCGACCT GAAGGCGAAGCTCTACCGCTTCGACAAGGAGGGGAACCAGTGGAAGGAGCGGGGCCATGGGAGCGTCAAGCTCCTGAAGCACAAGGAGACGGGAAAGGTCCGGCTGGTCATGAGGCAGGCCAAGACTCTCAAGATCTGTGCCAACCATCTAG TTCTTCCGACGACCAAGATGCAGGAGCATGCTGGGAATGATAAGTCGTGCGTGTGGCATGCGACGGATTTTTCTGATGGGGAACTGAAGGAGGAGATGTTTGCCATTCGGTTTGCATCTGTTGAGA ACTGCAAGAAATTCAAGGACATGGTTGAAGAGATTGCTGAATCACTTGGGAAGAATGAAGAGAAGGAGAGTAAGGATGCCTCAGCTGCTGCTGGTCTTATGGAAAAGTTGACTGTTAGTGAAAGCAAATCCGAGGAAAATCCCACAGCAGAGGTGCCTGTTGCTGCTgatgaaaagaaggaagaaaaatcagagaaagaaacaaaagcTGAAGAACCGTCTCCTGCAGCTTAG
- the LOC103709323 gene encoding clathrin heavy chain 1-like isoform X4 yields MCEGDVPRDNVVIIDTNMPMQPLRRPITADSALMNPNSRILALKAQLPGTTQDHLQIFNIEAKAKIKSHQMPEQVVFWKWITPKMLGLVTQTSVHHWSIEGDSEPVKMFDGTANLTNNQIFNYRCDPTEKWLVLIGIAPGSPER; encoded by the exons ATGTGTGAGGGAGACGTTCCGCGGGACAATGTTGTTATAATCGACACGAACATGCCAATGCAGCCATTGAGGAGGCCTATCACTGCGGACTCGGCATTGATGAATCCCAACAGCAGGATTCTTGCTCTCAAAG CCCAACTACCAGGAACTACTCAGGACCACCTACAAATATTCAATATTGAggcaaaagcaaaaataaaatcACACCAAATGCCTGAACAG GTTGTCTTTTGGAAGTGGATCACCCCAAAGATGTTGGGGCTGGTAACACAAACCTCAGTGCATCATTGGTCAATAGAAG GTGACTCGGAACCTGTGAAAATGTTCGATGGAACAGCCAATTTGACAAATAATCAGATTTTCAACTATCGGTGTGACCCAACTGAAAAGTGGCTGGTTCTTATTGGAATTGCACCTGGTTCTCCTGAG AGGTAG
- the LOC103709323 gene encoding clathrin heavy chain 1-like isoform X3: MCEGDVPRDNVVIIDTNMPMQPLRRPITADSALMNPNSRILALKAQLPGTTQDHLQIFNIEAKAKIKSHQMPEQVVFWKWITPKMLGLVTQTSVHHWSIEGDSEPVKMFDGTANLTNNQIFNYRCDPTEKWLVLIGIAPGSPEQR, translated from the exons ATGTGTGAGGGAGACGTTCCGCGGGACAATGTTGTTATAATCGACACGAACATGCCAATGCAGCCATTGAGGAGGCCTATCACTGCGGACTCGGCATTGATGAATCCCAACAGCAGGATTCTTGCTCTCAAAG CCCAACTACCAGGAACTACTCAGGACCACCTACAAATATTCAATATTGAggcaaaagcaaaaataaaatcACACCAAATGCCTGAACAG GTTGTCTTTTGGAAGTGGATCACCCCAAAGATGTTGGGGCTGGTAACACAAACCTCAGTGCATCATTGGTCAATAGAAG GTGACTCGGAACCTGTGAAAATGTTCGATGGAACAGCCAATTTGACAAATAATCAGATTTTCAACTATCGGTGTGACCCAACTGAAAAGTGGCTGGTTCTTATTGGAATTGCACCTGGTTCTCCTGAG CAGAGGTAG
- the LOC103709323 gene encoding clathrin heavy chain 1-like isoform X1, with protein MCEGDVPRDNVVIIDTNMPMQPLRRPITADSALMNPNSRILALKAQLPGTTQDHLQIFNIEAKAKIKSHQMPEQVVFWKWITPKMLGLVTQTSVHHWSIEGDSEPVKMFDGTANLTNNQIFNYRCDPTEKWLVLIGIAPGSPEVADFMVVGLCFSISE; from the exons ATGTGTGAGGGAGACGTTCCGCGGGACAATGTTGTTATAATCGACACGAACATGCCAATGCAGCCATTGAGGAGGCCTATCACTGCGGACTCGGCATTGATGAATCCCAACAGCAGGATTCTTGCTCTCAAAG CCCAACTACCAGGAACTACTCAGGACCACCTACAAATATTCAATATTGAggcaaaagcaaaaataaaatcACACCAAATGCCTGAACAG GTTGTCTTTTGGAAGTGGATCACCCCAAAGATGTTGGGGCTGGTAACACAAACCTCAGTGCATCATTGGTCAATAGAAG GTGACTCGGAACCTGTGAAAATGTTCGATGGAACAGCCAATTTGACAAATAATCAGATTTTCAACTATCGGTGTGACCCAACTGAAAAGTGGCTGGTTCTTATTGGAATTGCACCTGGTTCTCCTGAGGTAGCTGATTTTATGGTTGTTGGCTTGTGTTTCAGTATTTCAGAATAG
- the LOC103709323 gene encoding clathrin heavy chain 1-like isoform X5, translated as MCEGDVPRDNVVIIDTNMPMQPLRRPITADSALMNPNSRILALKAQLPGTTQDHLQIFNIEAKAKIKSHQMPEQVVFWKWITPKMLGLVTQTSVHHWSIEGDSEPVKMFDGTANLTNNQIFNYRCDPTEKWLVLIGIAPGSPEL; from the exons ATGTGTGAGGGAGACGTTCCGCGGGACAATGTTGTTATAATCGACACGAACATGCCAATGCAGCCATTGAGGAGGCCTATCACTGCGGACTCGGCATTGATGAATCCCAACAGCAGGATTCTTGCTCTCAAAG CCCAACTACCAGGAACTACTCAGGACCACCTACAAATATTCAATATTGAggcaaaagcaaaaataaaatcACACCAAATGCCTGAACAG GTTGTCTTTTGGAAGTGGATCACCCCAAAGATGTTGGGGCTGGTAACACAAACCTCAGTGCATCATTGGTCAATAGAAG GTGACTCGGAACCTGTGAAAATGTTCGATGGAACAGCCAATTTGACAAATAATCAGATTTTCAACTATCGGTGTGACCCAACTGAAAAGTGGCTGGTTCTTATTGGAATTGCACCTGGTTCTCCTGAG CTTTGA
- the LOC103709323 gene encoding clathrin heavy chain 1-like isoform X6 produces MCEGDVPRDNVVIIDTNMPMQPLRRPITADSALMNPNSRILALKAQLPGTTQDHLQIFNIEAKAKIKSHQMPEQVVFWKWITPKMLGLVTQTSVHHWSIEAEVVDVVMLLMVNMTAINNGGDDGNSSMMEAR; encoded by the exons ATGTGTGAGGGAGACGTTCCGCGGGACAATGTTGTTATAATCGACACGAACATGCCAATGCAGCCATTGAGGAGGCCTATCACTGCGGACTCGGCATTGATGAATCCCAACAGCAGGATTCTTGCTCTCAAAG CCCAACTACCAGGAACTACTCAGGACCACCTACAAATATTCAATATTGAggcaaaagcaaaaataaaatcACACCAAATGCCTGAACAG GTTGTCTTTTGGAAGTGGATCACCCCAAAGATGTTGGGGCTGGTAACACAAACCTCAGTGCATCATTGGTCAATAGAAG CAGAGGTAGTGGATGTGGTAATGCTGCTGATGGTAAATATGACGGCGATAAATAATGGTGGCGATGATGGCAACAGTAGTATGATGGAGGCAAGATGA